TCTTGAAATTTCCGGACCCATCTTTGGCGACCACAACATTAGGCGTCGGCTTATCGTCTTCCGCATCGCGCTTCAACATCCTGCGTTCGTAGCTGGTCATCCAGCTGGGTAGCCCATCTTTGGCCAATAGACGACGTCGTGTTGCAGCTCCTCCACCATCCGACTTTTCAAACGTTGAGAAGAACGTAGCCACCTGCGAAATCATCGCCAGCGAATTACTCGTCAGTTCCTTTCCGGCCTTCAACGTCGCCTCCATTTGGGTCTTCGACTTCCCCTCTGGAAACCCATCCACGCAAGTGGCGTGATACGACATCACCGCGCTCAGCCAGTTGTTGAGATCCGGCGTCGTTTTCTCTGTCAGCTTTCCCAGATCCTTCCTGCTCAATTCGCTCACAGACCTCTCTAATTCCTCCACCGCTTCTTCCAACAGGAGCTTGCAGTCCTCGAACGCCCCCTTTTCCTCCGGGGTGGGGAACTTCATGGAGGAAGCTTTTTTCAGGGCGGAGTTAACCTCGGTGGAGACGGCGGCGATAGCGAGCTTGATGAGGTCTTTGGGGTCGGAGGAATCGGGGTGGGTCTCTACGCCTTCCTTCAAAGTGCTCTCGCATTTGCCTTTATAGTCTGTGGAGTTGCATATCATGGTAATCATTTTCTGGGCGCGGGACACCTGTTTGACGTCGGATGTCGCATGATCTTTGGAGCTTCCCTTGCTGCGGCTGCTGCCGCTGCCGGCGCCGTCTCTggtggtggatttggtgggtgGGGAGACTTGGACGAAGACGGCGGCGACGACGAGAACAAGGATGAGGAAGGTTGAGACGACGGCGATGATGACCCTATTACGGAACTTGCGCGCCCTCTCGGCGCGACGGCGTTCGGAGATCTGGTCGAAATCTTGGAAGACCATGGTGGATGGTGGGTGGATGAGGTAGGATAACGGGAAATGGCTAAGGCAGAGATGGGAACTCTGCCTTAGGTTAGTAAAGCCAGAGGCGAGAAGAGGGGTAAATGGGAAATTAGGGAGAAAGAGGTATATTTattgggggggggggggggggggNactaaaaaaaaaatatataatttaaattctaattggGTCTTGAattcttctaattttattttggtgtgTTGCGGAGGTGGGGGGTGGGAGACTCTTATTATGATACCAATATGGAGAAGAAGTCCAGGTCTGGAGGGGAGAGTTTTGAGGTCTGTGTTATTGCAATTCtttaaaataggaaaaagtTTGTTAAGAGAAATCAGATGGGGGGGAGAGACGCTTCCAACCGCAATACTCGCGCCCTCACAAAACCCCCCAGTCACTCATCTCTCTTTGACtcttttccctctctctctctctctctctctctctttctctccgaCGTGGATCCTTATTTAAACACtcggaaaaataaataacaataattttaaattattgtgaaaatgataatatttgaaaagggaagaacaacaaaataagGCTTGATTTGGAAAGCTCATAAAAggttgattttaaaaaataaaaaaggaattagttactaaagtttaaaatatttattactgCAATTGGATCCGCCGGCCGAAAAACGATACCAATACAATGGTTTAGGGTGGAAAATAGAGGAAAAGTAAttaaagaatacaaaaatagaatatgaaaGCAATCTTTTCACCTTACTCAGACTTGTAAACTCCGCTTCTCCACTCCAACCATTCCCATTTCTACCGGATCCACTCGCTTCCCTTTCCATTCCCCcaaacaaacacacacacacacacaccccCCATGAACTCGATGCTTACATTGACGGTGGCCACGATTGCAGCCCTCGTCGCCATCATCTTCTCGCTCCAAACCCCGTTCCTCCAGCTTAATCAGGTCCTAGCGCCGCCGCAGATTTCCGGAACCCATGATTATCTCCATTCCGCCACCGTTATCCCGGTCACCGGAGCAATTGGACCAGAGAGTTTGATTTTTGACCCCAACGGAGATGGCCCTTACACCGGCGTCGCAGATGGCCGGATTCTCAAGTGGCAAGGCGATGGCCGTGGGTGGACTGATTTCGCTGTCACTAGTTCTCAGAGGTACAATCTTATCTTCTTGTGTTGATTCTGTATTTCGGAGAAAAATTGTATATTCATCAGATTGTTTGATTCTATGTGAAAGAAATTCTGAGTTTGTACAAAAAATTTGCGATGGAGTGGAATTGAAATGTTTTAGGAGAGGCCTTTTTCAGTTCTTTTTGTAGCTGTATATTGTGTAATACTGTCATGGAATGGTGATGCTCGGCTGCAacttatgttttttattagaCAGGATcagagttgaattttttattgtaagATTGTTTGATTAGGAGAACTGATTATCCAATGATGCATTGACNTTAGGAGAACTGATTATCCAAGATGCCTTGTCTGTTagtttaaaatgaaaagattaggTGAAGCTGATTGTTTTttggatttgaaaattaagaaatgtgatggttattttctctctcaagaaGGATATGTAGCAAGTTTATTAGCAGTTNTTTCAACTTGTTGAGGAATCATTTTTAGGTAGGAATTGCTCTGGTCTTGAAAATcggtaaattttttaaaacaaacaacTACTGAGGGTTCAAATCAATCTCTCATTTTGCTTGGTGAATTCGcaatgtttctttcttttcttggataTGACTGGCTTAGTATCATGAAATGGCTGGCTTGGCTATCCCACCTACCCTGCCAAACCTTTTGGGGATTATGCATCTTGTCCATCAATTATTTGTTCTTGACACAACTGCTAGACTTAGTGAGCTTCTCTTTGTTGGCCCGTGATTGCTTGAGTAAGATATCTCAGGGAAACTAAAATTGGATTCACACTGGGGAAGACAACCGTCTTAGGCctaagaaaaacaaagcatGCTCTCTATACAATTTGAGCCAATGATATCAGGTTTTGAAGTATTCCATTTTTCTGTCTTATAACTT
This portion of the Cucurbita pepo subsp. pepo cultivar mu-cu-16 chromosome LG08, ASM280686v2, whole genome shotgun sequence genome encodes:
- the LOC111800581 gene encoding putative pectinesterase/pectinesterase inhibitor 45: MVFQDFDQISERRRAERARKFRNRVIIAVVSTFLILVLVVAAVFVQVSPPTKSTTRDGAGSGSSRSKGSSKDHATSDVKQVSRAQKMITMICNSTDYKGKCESTLKEGVETHPDSSDPKDLIKLAIAAVSTEVNSALKKASSMKFPTPEEKGAFEDCKLLLEEAVEELERSVSELSRKDLGKLTEKTTPDLNNWLSAVMSYHATCVDGFPEGKSKTQMEATLKAGKELTSNSLAMISQVATFFSTFEKSDGGGAATRRRLLAKDGLPSWMTSYERRMLKRDAEDDKPTPNVVVAKDGSGNFKTINEALAAMPAKYDGRYVIYVKEGIYEETVVITKKMANVTMYGDGSQKSMISGNKNSADGVRAFQTASFVALGDGLLAKGIGFRNTAGPEKQQAVAARVQGDRAIFVNCRFEGFQDTLYAQAHRQFYRSCLITGTVDIIFGDAAAIFQNCNFMLKKPLDKQANVVTAQGRSDRHETTATVLQKCKILPDKTLEGVKAQFKSYLGRPRNEYSRTIVMESEIEDIIHPDGWMPWDGDFALKTLYYAEFNNKGPGAKTDARVKWPGFKVIDKEEAAKFTIGTFLDVDWIQSSSVSVHVGLF